One Gloeothece verrucosa PCC 7822 DNA window includes the following coding sequences:
- a CDS encoding histone deacetylase family protein, with amino-acid sequence MLTIHSRDHQYQNPKFELIDGQLRPPVENAQRVETVLSRIRSVGLGSVLPALERGLAPILRVHEQAFVDFLQNAWSEWVKVYGEREALPLIWPTRTLGYDRLPEAIDGQLGYYSFDAGTPITAGTWRAARASANVALTAQQLLAAGEQAVFALCRPPGHHAATNLYGGYCFLNNAAIAAQALLDGGATRVAILDVDYHHGNGTQEIFYHRRDVLFVSLHADPRVEYPYFLGYEDEKGAADGVGFNLNYPLPWGTDWQQYRQTLKIALDFIKNYHPDVLVVSLGVDTFEYDPISKFCLKTEDYLTLGKDIASIHKPTLFVMEGGYAVEDIGNNIVNVLSGFEDN; translated from the coding sequence ATGTTAACTATTCATAGCCGCGATCACCAATATCAGAACCCCAAATTTGAACTCATTGACGGTCAACTCCGCCCACCTGTAGAGAATGCTCAACGAGTGGAGACGGTGTTAAGCCGCATTCGCTCGGTCGGGTTAGGTTCTGTTTTGCCGGCTCTTGAAAGGGGTCTCGCGCCCATTTTACGGGTTCATGAGCAGGCTTTTGTTGACTTTCTACAAAACGCTTGGTCAGAGTGGGTTAAAGTATACGGAGAAAGGGAAGCCCTTCCCCTGATTTGGCCAACCCGAACTTTAGGCTATGACCGGCTTCCAGAAGCCATTGATGGTCAGTTAGGCTATTATTCCTTTGATGCCGGCACTCCCATTACAGCAGGGACTTGGCGAGCCGCTAGAGCTTCAGCTAATGTAGCTCTAACAGCACAACAGTTATTAGCCGCAGGAGAACAGGCGGTTTTTGCTCTGTGTCGCCCTCCTGGTCATCATGCGGCAACTAATCTTTACGGGGGTTACTGTTTTCTCAATAATGCCGCCATCGCCGCTCAAGCTTTGCTGGATGGAGGGGCAACCCGGGTAGCTATTTTGGATGTAGACTATCATCACGGGAATGGTACTCAGGAGATTTTTTACCATCGTCGTGATGTTTTGTTCGTCTCGTTGCACGCTGATCCTCGAGTAGAATATCCCTATTTTTTAGGTTATGAAGATGAAAAAGGAGCGGCTGATGGAGTGGGTTTTAATCTTAATTATCCTCTGCCTTGGGGCACTGATTGGCAGCAGTATCGTCAAACCCTTAAAATCGCGCTTGATTTTATTAAAAATTATCATCCTGATGTGTTAGTGGTTTCTCTGGGGGTTGATACCTTTGAATATGACCCTATTTCTAAATTTTGTTTGAAAACCGAAGATTATTTAACTTTGGGTAAGGACATTGCCAGCATTCATAAGCCGACTTTGTTTGTTATGGAAGGCGGCTACGCTGTAGAAGATATCGGTAATAATATCGTTAATGTTTTGAGCGGATTTGAGGATAATTAA